TTTTTCTGACCTTTATTTCATAGCTTTCTAGAAAACCTATAAAATATTGTGAGCTATGCAAGGAATTGTCCCGCCTTTCTTCGCCATGTGATGAAACTGATTACCGTGCACTCCGTTGTGGTCGGTAACCACATTAGAGTAACTTTGTTGTTTACTCCTAGCGAGATCAAAGATTATGTGTATTACCATACTAGGTTCCactcaaatttaataataatcaattgcTTGGAGGACTATTCTGCTAACTGGAActaaattctttttaaaatacttGTAAAAGTATATACTATTTGTTATGTACgttgttctttttttatttattttgaaattatgatatttatGTTACTgatgttgatttttcatttctttattttaataatatttattataaagctgttttctccattttttattGCTGTAGGGAAATATCAATACATTGCGATTTACTATACACCACttataagttttgaaataaattttatatcactAAATAAACAGTGAAGAGTACCGTTAACTATTTACAAGCTTACTATGTACTGTCGTCAGTACACCGCCATATTGGTAATGTGCGCtttagttaaaattttaaactgggttttaaatgttataataatataaaaacttattataataattttccgTGTCAAATAGAAGGTAAATATATCATTCAAAtcactttttgaaaatgtttcttCTACCCTATTAACGTAGgattggaaattatttgaaaaaacttcgCAATAGAATTATTTCTTCACATTGTGCGATCAAGTGGTCACTCAGATGGACAGATTTATTCGcaagtgatttttttctttagatatatttaaaacaaaatgtttaaatttctttaattttttatttcttagaccttttgataatTTATGCTTCTAAacgttcttgattttaggtctattccgttttaaatttagtttttttttaataatttttgaaagacagataaaaattgacttttcgacttatttcagtctttatcaaaagattttatattaaaaaataatctaattttaaaacagaagagacctaaaatcaagaacatttagaagcataaaatGTTTATCGATATAGCTTTCCATACAGAGCCTCAAATTTCAACGGGTCAATGTACAAATAATACAACTccattatttttggaaattatgtttcGTCAATTTTTAGTATATACTATGTAATTCAAAGaatgataacaaaatttcttctaGTTTGATTCTGTTgctaaaggccgcttgacataatgcaatacaaagtgcaagaaattgcatgcaagtaTATTGCCATTGTATCATGGCTTTCACTAACTAAAATTccataaataaaagtaaacaaattcttaacctcaaattttatctaatattttgtgcctagtttaacaatgaaaataacgaagctaagttttacgaaagtcGGCTGATCTGTTGTTAAGCCAAAATTgactagatttctccctagaattgcaactttcacgcaataaaaatggcacaaaaccgataatgtcgAAATCTTGCATACTtctgatcaagaaatattgtgtcttgcattgcattgcacgttgtattgcctTTAGCgttgttattttcatttgtaaacCGCCCACAATTATTATGTCGTTTGACATTATGCAAGTCTCTTACCACTGCCTTGATTTGGAATTTGCTGGACAGTTTAGCTGGAAAATTAGAcgagaaaacagaaaaattgttgagaatggatgaagaaatatttgaaaaactcctgaggaaaataaaacataatataagCAGTTTAGAAACTCATTTCTctctaaaattgaaaatggCACCTAACAGATAAAATTGCAATTGCGAGATCTTGTATGAAACAAtgagctgaacttcatctgcgcatgcttttaatcaagaaatattgcgtcttgcattgcattgcacgttatattgcatcatgtcaagcgtcCTTAATAAACATAGACTGAAGTCAGATTTCAGTGAAAcagttaaatttattataatttgtcaCGGAATACTGATAGATTGTAATTAAGTTGAATGTAGACTTCACATTGATATTCGAAACACTGTATATTATCAATTTCCCCTGACTTCTTCCATTGACTAATCTTTAAAATTCGATCTTAGACGATTTATATCacattatatgtttttgttgcaGATATGCTCTTGTAGTAACAGCTGATATAGCAGTGTACGCAAAAGGATCAGCTAGACCAACAGGCGGTGCTGGCTCCGTCGCCATGTTATTGGGACCAAACGCTCCTTTAGTTTTTGACCGAGGACTCCGAGCGACGTATGTAAAACATGCTTATGATTTTTACAAACCGGATCTTACTTCAGAATACCCTGTAGTTGATGGAAAATTGTCTATACAATGTTATTTGAGTGCATTAGATATTTGCTATGGACTTTATAAGAAAAAAGTAGTAGAAAAACAGAACACTACTgtcaatttaaatgaatttgacGCTGTAATATTTCACACTCCATATTGTAAACTTGTTCAAAAATCTGTGGGCCGTCTAGCGTTTAACGATTTCCTTGATAATTCTGATAACTATCCGGAAttagagaaattcaaaaaagttAAGTTGGAAGAAAGTTATTTCGATAGAGATGTAGAGAAGGCTTTTGTTCAAGCTAGTAAAGAAGCTTTCACTAAAAAAACTCAACCATCACTGCTTATGGCAGCTCAAGTAGGAAATATGTACACTTCTTCACTTTATGGTGGCTTGGTATCCttattaattaataagaaaCCTTCAGAATTAATCGGcaataaaatcgttttattttcttatgGATCTGGTTTGGCCGCATCAATGTTTTCAATAACagtaaataataattctgattctttacaaaatataattacaaatttgAATGATATAAAAACTCGGCTAGAACAACGCCAAAAAATTGAACCCAAAAAGTTCGAGGCTAGTCTCGAATTACGACAAGAAACCAGTCATAAGGCTCCTTACGAACCCGTTAGTAGTATTGATAGTTTCTTCCCAGGAACTTACTATTTGGTTAAAGTTGATGAAATGTTTAGAAGATTTTACAATAGAGTTCCCTTACTTACTAATGGTTATTCTTAGTATTTCATCACTgaaatattagtattattaaAGTGGATAcagtaaaacaaataattatgcTACAATTTTTATGCAGAGCTGCGAAAAAACTAACAAGtggataattaatatttcaaccAACCAAAatcattgattattattaatgtggTATATTTGCCTTTTGTATAGTTCTTCatatatcaattgcagattataaacattttatgattttattatttttataaatacttcgtattcgttaaaaggcaatcgcccatggtctaaaggacgccatatttctatttattaagagaaattcatgaattaattgagccacgccactgcttatcacATGCTGTCTGGCAGCAATAGtacaaagaaattgtgtacatacgccttcccacagcttcggccaatagaaatgcatgtttacgattcgatgttttcattagtaaaCAATAGAGATATGAGTCCACGTGGattgacggtttgttagatgtttaccgcaTTTtgtacggggagtaaacattatttttcatttcttaatttggtatgagtgtagtgcgtatttatgaaatattgattgttcctctcataactgtcttctgcaattgatattggaagaagtATATCAATAACTGTTTCTGAGATTTTTTTTAGCTTATTCTATATAtgctttccatttttttctatcacGTCTAGATTTCATTTAATAATCTAATTACACTCGACTATGATATggattttatgaagaaaaacaagTTCCTTTACACATCaacaatacaaattttgttttcaatattagtCTACCTGTAGTTTTATCACTGCAAAATGCTTTagaaaaagtatcaaaataaagaGTCTGTACTCAACACTAGTACTTGACATCAATGTCAATTACTAAGAACTTTAACTTTCTTGTTTTAGTATTTGACACCATGATTATTCCTCCTTTGGAGGTtagaattcaatttttcttgatGAACACTCATTCCTTCTATATCTGcacatcaaaatattataactataaTTGCAAAGAAGCaaagtttaatgaaaaaatacaaatataaactTACCTTTGTTTGCAGAATgtcataaatgttttttaattccTTGTTTCGCAGTCGATAATGTCAAATACTAACACGATATCAAGTACTAGTACGTTTACGTTACAGAGATGTATGAATGATAATAAATAGTTGACAAAGgatgaattttgaataaatttaaacaaaaatcatgAAGGCATTTTGAAGTATGTAAAATTAGATAAGATGGGTCTCTTGGCAATCCCTATTGAGATTTCAACAGTAACGTACTATCTTGGTaccatttttccatttctttaaaGTCTTTTTAGAACTTAACCTTGCTCTTCACTGTAATTCCCTAAGTTCTCAGGGAAATGGTCAAGGAGGGAATGTAGAAAGAGAGAGTTTTTTCACTCTTTATTGTTGCCCAGAAAACAGCGTACAAGTTTTTTCATCCAAGCTAATTTTTCTGTCTGAttcatactttttatttaaatttgcgTCTTCTATCAAAATTCGGCTGGACTGGACTGGACCCACGAAAATTCCCATCTtgactttttttgaaatattttttctgaaagatACAAATTGCTTTATCAATTAGGGCTTCCTGTACAGCTGTGGTAGCAAAATCTACGGTTCGTGTAGGATGTTTTTCATACCAGGTACAAAATTTTATCGTTTAGGTCATAATTTTTGCTTCCACAATCTCTACAGTCTCATTCACATGAGAAGAACGGAATTTTCGTATAACCTAGCTGTTGACCTAACAGAAGACATATCAAATCGCCACACACAAGCCATTGGTGCTCCGCATATGTGATGTCgcccaatatatttttatatgtgaaCGAAATGGGCAATAGAAGGGAGGGGTATTTATTGCCATTATCTAGAAGAACTTCTTTGAGAGGAATCAATGAAAAATCTCGACTCAGacgtttccaaaatatttcattagatCAGGAATATTACAGAACACGATTGAATCTTCAATGAAAAGTAGTAAATCTTGTTCTTTATAGCGATACcatgaaaataatttacctGGGGATAAGAGactttttgatttcaattttaagCCTACAATTTCAAATGCCTCTTTCGTTAGTTTTAAATCTCTAACCAAATCATTTAATTCTGCTTGGGTAAACAGCTGTGGTTCATTGCGTCTTCCTGGTGTAAATTAATCCTCTGATGAATGGACTTCACTCTCAGATTTAGCTGATACATCGATCAAAATGTCAGGTGGATCGGTAGATCTGGTCCATGTGGTACAGGTCGTATTGCAAAAGGAATGATGTAGTAGACATTgctctttttctttttagaacTGTATCCACTGGCGTTGAACATACAAAAATAGCAGTCATTTACATGATTTTACGGTTCACGCTTTACCATAGAGATCCCAAAGGGCATTTGCTTCTTTTTTCCTGCCTTCCAAAGACGCAATCCTTCTACACAGATGCCACACACTTTAGCCCATGATTGTCTTGATTTCCAAGTATTAAGTTGAAATAGGCAAAATACAGGTTCTTTGCTAACCCATTAATCTCACTTCTCTGTTACGCTACTGTAAAATTACCACAAATAGAACAAAACACTTCCGTTTCGACTCGCTCATTTTGTATCGACACAGTTATCGgaggaagaaaaataaatgaacttgTTTTCGGCAACTTGCAAAAAAAGATGTCTGCAGTCAAGGAATTTGCGCTCGTCAGTAAGTTGCCGACAGACAAAAGAAACATGTAACAGGCCGACGTTGTACATGTAAATCCTAACTTCATACGAGAATCGTGACTGTACACTTCACGCGTTGTACACGCTTAATCACCGCGTTGCGTCGCGTGTGTATGATTATTTAGTGGCCGGGAATTAATCCTCACAATAGAAATTATCTATTTAAGAGTTAACCAGACGTGGtaggaaaaaaaaagaattgcATTTTTTAAATCAGCGTGAAAACTGCTTAAAGAAGAtcttttgtcattttttcattaatgcAGAGTGGTGTTATTTGTCGATTTTAATGTTTTCCACTATAACAACTATTTGCaggtttcaaattaaattttatcatgacttgaatataatacataatataaaaacacagaaatgtgaattttttgcattgacATATTACATAGATAGTAAACTAGAGAAAGTCTTTAATAGTAGTTTTTATTGTAGTTACTTTGAGGAAAGTTGATTTACTGACTGAGTTGAACATTTATTACAGAGAACAAAAGTGTGAAAACAGAATTTGTCTTCCAGCTATAGCGATAAGCAAAATAGAAACTGGGAAATGATTTCCCTTCACACCAATGTTCTCACAAGTGGTATTCCGAgattgaattcaaaatatccattattttatgaatactATGGATAATTATGGAGCATTATTCCAAAGTTATTTTGTGGATGGATACATTtacatatttctattaaaaaatctgCATTCATATGATGCAccacaataaattatttttattataaaattttcatcatatttatcATACTATGCTATAAAAGTAAGATGAAAATGAATCTACAATCTTAAGAGACAGTTATTGAAAATAcgaatgaaataatattgtgCTGGTTGGATTTAACACATACAACAAACTATTCACACAACCGGTGAAGAAAATTTTACCCATCCCATAGTTTGcgtaatacacaaaaaataaaaacaattcagtAGGTTTTCATATTTATTGCTTAAAGAACACATATAGAAAAGAATatagtaattataaaaatacaatcggttttatatttgaatttgtgATTCATCAAtctttttggttttattatttcggtgcacaATTTTGGCATACTCTGTaataatttcgacaaataatcgtcgtcgatttggttccattcgttaTTCAGGATATTCCATGTGAAGTGGAATTAGGAAACTGCTTTCCGACTTCCCTGACCAACTTGCCCCACAACAACTAAATCGTGTTGAGGTCGGGCGATTGTGTCGgccaaatcattattttcacaaCATTCTCGTTCCCctttcaattctttcaaatactctttgcacaacttcgaggaatgcttgggatcgaTGTTatgctggaagataaattttatgCCGATCAGAGCTAGGCCATAACGTactatcttcttcttctacttcttggagATCTGTCGATCTGTTAATTCTGAAGCTGCCTCTGCATCTTTTCCTGAGAGGTGGATTGCCAACTATCATTCCACCTTTTAGGTGGTCTCCCGGGAGGCCTTGTGCCGGGCGGGTTGTTTTCTTGGACTATTCTCGGAAGTCTCTTTTTGTCCATCCGTCTTATATGGTTGTACCACTGCCTCTTACGTTGTTTTCCCCATTTCACAATGTCTTGTATCCCGCATTGCTCTTTGACATCTGTATTTCTTACTCTGTCTCTTCTTGTTTTCCCCACTATTGTTTTTAGTGTTTTCATCTCGGCCACCCCCAGCATTTGTTTCGTCTTGTTGGTGTCCTCGCGGACTTCCGTGCCGTACGTCATGATGGGTCTGATACAAGTCTTGTAGATTCTAATTTTGCTATCTTTGCGCATGTACGAGTTGACCAGACTATATCTCGTAGGCATCCTGATAGTGCGGATGCTTTGTTAATCTGGCTTCTTAGGTCTTTAATTGGGTCGTGGGAACTTGATATGTCTATGCCCAGATATCTGAATTGCATAACATGTTTTATGGGATTGTCCTCCACCACCAGCTTACATCTTGAGACATGTtactttgtttataattttatccaTGAGGAGAATAAATAAGAAGGGACTTCGACTGTCACCCTGTCTAATTCCTCCCGGTGTTGGGATATTTTCAGTGAATTGATCTCCTACCTTGACCTTTGTTACGTTATTGTTATTTAGGTTATGGATTATCTTCGTTATGTTTGCTGGTGCCTTATTTTCCATCAATATATGCATAACGTActatattttccataaatattgttttacaGCCATCTTTCTTAAAAATTCCTTTAATTTTTATCAGGTGTCCAAACGCCcatcctccaaaacatccccaaacgaTTACCGAGCGTCTGCCGTGTTTTACAGGAATTACATATGGATCTAACATCCGTCCTTCCTTTGACCTGCTCAAAAACACTCTTCTCTTGGacccaaaaatttataactttgactcatcactccataaaactctctcctACTCTTcatgtttccaaatttttatggTCTACAATTCACAGCaaccttttaattttattttgaagtcTTAAAAGAGGTTCCACTGTCCCCTTCCAAAAAGGCCAGCTTCGCTCAATCTCCTACAacacgtttatcttcagcgaGGCCGCATTGCGCGTTTTCTATCATCAAAGCTCTTGGTGGATACATATATTTTTACGTTGTAGTTCACGGTGCGTCGAAGTCTTTTTATTTCGGTGGCAGTCTACATTTGCCTAGACTATAAAGACTTGCGATTAATACACGATAGTTCCTTGATTTTATCCCAGTCTGAATTTGCAATGTATAGGTTCAAAAAGTATACTTCACAGCACGTTCTTGCGTCTCACAGGGCTAATTGAGATTAAACTTCAATCATAAACACCCAAGAATTAATTCACGGTGGAAGAATAACAAGTGTCAATAAATAACGgacattattattttcagtttcacTTGTAAATATGAACGAGAAATTTGTTTAAGtgtattattttggaatttaatgAATAGATTATGGGGTAGGCAAAAagttttgaccggtagtgtaatTAGATAATATATGTACTAAAGCAGTAATGCATCAAATGTGCAGCATacttatctttaaaaaatattagacaACTCTAATTTCGATTCAAGTGCCTATCATATTACTTGACCACTTTCATGCATAATAatcaaaatctattttccaaaaaattataattcattattaaatgaacggtaatttaagaaaaaacataGAGAACTGCAATAgttgaataatttgttttacttAGATGTTTAGTAGGTGATAATTAgtctaattatttaaattgaattgatttgttttattattgacactttttaatttatttataagacaaatcattatacttattattaattggtgctaaattgttttaattgtataaggtgttttgaaaaattattttatttattcatcaattattatttttgaaaatgattttattttatcaacaaatcgATTATAAGTTGTCAGTAAAACTCagaataacaatttttgtctCATCTGTAAAATGTACAATTTCACAGATCTTAATTCCTATCTTATATTTAGACAAAGTTAACCTTTTAAATGAAATCAGTATAACATGAATCAAGCTtatagtatacaaaaaaattgaaatacaatattcccctttattatatttactaaatgaatgtaaataaaaattttatgaaataattatttgtttaatttattgcCTTATGTGGTTCGTCACTACAACATTACATGTTGAATTTCAAGTTACATctagaaaaatccattttaaaattttaaaattaaaagattatATTGGTAAATACTtaatcagcatttattttaatataatagaagttgttgtaaatataatttcaatgaattttgttaattcaattGTTGAGATTAGTAAAGTTCACTCAACGTATgtttttgttaagaaaattttttttaaaataaaatttcggaATATAAATTTGTAGTTCTCACAAAAGATACATTTTACAAAACTTGTACCAGAATGTGGAACCATCAGTTCCAGAAACCAATTGGCCAGAAATAAATTTTGCATGTGCAAATTAGCATACTAGATGCtaataaattgtaattgtttctaagaaattaaacacatggtatatttacaaaacgctacttaaatttttttatgtttttttatggTTTCGATAAGtactgtgaagaatcataaatctacctacTTACTATTGTATTCGTATTGTATTGTAAGATTTCTTGTAGACTGATCGTCGTCAATGTCATACTTATGCGGTTCCATAATTCCTTTAGAaacttgaagttccattaacttatcaaattacttattttattaatgtGACGTGACgttcataaatataattaattatatctttTGCATACATTAGAATTAGTATTTAAGAAAGCAAAAACCTGCATAGATGGTTATATATAGTCTTAATATCCAATGAGATCAGTAcgcagattattgaaaccactttatttatattttaagttaataaatagttttaccaaagttgtgaattaagttatttaactaGTATCTTTACTTCTATAAGTTTAAAGTAAAATCTGTCCGTTGCCGATACCTGTTACTCTTAGGGTTGGAAACTACCCCTTATTgcataaaatcaataaaattataagtatgaGCATTTAATGagtagaaaaatacttttaaaagtttgataaaagttgtttaatgctttaatatagtatttataatttttctacctTGCTTGATGTATTTCATTCCTAATAAAGCACCCCACCCcggttaatataaaattgaaaaagtattattttgtGGTAGCTTACTTaatataaattaactttttttgtttgtgttcacttcaaatattttgcatCCCAAACGTTCAACCCTTATAAATAATCccttatttcgaataaaaaaatatttattgatgtatttattcatttattttaaatggacatCTTTTCACCTGTTTTGACTTgagtattttgtatttataattttcaatataaatcatcccctatatcgaaaaaatatgaaaaaaatatttacaaaaatatacaatttattgatttatttattttaaattgacatttttttatcttttttaacTTGAATgttatgtatttaaaattttcaactccAATAAATCTTACCGTAGGAcagaaaaatggaaaagttaTTTACGGACTTTTACTTATACcatacttcaaaatatacctgctccaaaattaaaaaaagtgcaTCTAGGTTTTAGGCCATATCTCAAT
The window above is part of the Diorhabda sublineata isolate icDioSubl1.1 chromosome 3, icDioSubl1.1, whole genome shotgun sequence genome. Proteins encoded here:
- the LOC130441670 gene encoding uncharacterized protein LOC130441670 — its product is MPTRYSLVNSYMRKDSKIRIYKTCIRPIMTYGTEVREDTNKTKQMLGVAEMKTLKTIVGKTRRDRVRNTDVKEQCGIQDIVKWGKQRKRQWYNHIRRMDKKRLPRIVQENNPPGTRPPGRPPKRWNDSWQSTSQEKMQRQLQN
- the LOC130441272 gene encoding hydroxymethylglutaryl-CoA synthase 1, with translation MDKWPKDVGILALELYIPSLYVDQAELEDYDGVSSGKYTIGLGQQKMGFCTDREDINSLCLTVVQKLMENYNIKPQDIGRLEVGTETIIDKSKSVKTVLMQLFEPFGVTDIEGVDTTNACYGGTAALINAISWIESSYWNGRYALVVTADIAVYAKGSARPTGGAGSVAMLLGPNAPLVFDRGLRATYVKHAYDFYKPDLTSEYPVVDGKLSIQCYLSALDICYGLYKKKVVEKQNTTVNLNEFDAVIFHTPYCKLVQKSVGRLAFNDFLDNSDNYPELEKFKKVKLEESYFDRDVEKAFVQASKEAFTKKTQPSLLMAAQVGNMYTSSLYGGLVSLLINKKPSELIGNKIVLFSYGSGLAASMFSITVNNNSDSLQNIITNLNDIKTRLEQRQKIEPKKFEASLELRQETSHKAPYEPVSSIDSFFPGTYYLVKVDEMFRRFYNRVPLLTNGYS